In Burkholderiaceae bacterium DAT-1, the sequence CCAGTCGCGATGGCGTCGAATACGCCTGGTTCAACAATGTGGAAACCAAGCCGGGTATCGGCTACCCCAAGCAATGGGAAAATCAGGAAAAATGGCAAGGCGGCTGGGTTCGCAAGGACGATGGCAAGCTGGAGCCACGTCAGGG encodes:
- the narH gene encoding nitrate reductase subunit beta (with NarGJI catalyzes the reduction of nitrate; the beta subunit is an iron sulfur cluster containing electron transfer subunit; one of 3 nitrate reductases in E. coli and in E. coli is expressed when nitrate levels are high), whose amino-acid sequence is MKIRAQVAMVLNLDKCIGCHTCSVTCKNVWTSRDGVEYAWFNNVETKPGIGYPKQWENQEKWQGGWVRKDDGKLEPRQG